The Carassius carassius chromosome 34, fCarCar2.1, whole genome shotgun sequence genome has a segment encoding these proteins:
- the LOC132114721 gene encoding elongation of very long chain fatty acids protein 4-like isoform X1: MESAWQRVESLHHWILENGDKRTDPWLLIYSPVPIICIFLCYLGIIWIGPKLMKHKEPMNIKAVLILYNFASVGLSIYMFHEFLVTSWLANYSYLCQPVDYSPSPLGMRMASVCWWFFFSKVIELSDTVFFILRKKNSQLTFLHVYHHGTMIFNWWAGVKFVAGGQSFFIGLLNTFVHIVMYSYYGLAALGPHMQKYLWWKRYLTSLQLVQFVLMTIHTGYNLFTECNFPDSMNAVVFAYCVSLIILFSNFYYQSYITRKSKKS; encoded by the exons ATGGAATCAGCATGGCAGAGAGTGGAATCACTGCACCACTGGATTCTGGAGAATGGGG ATAAGCGGACGGACCCATGGCTTCTAATCTACTCTCCTGTACCGATCATCTGTATATTTTTGTGCTATCTTGGTATTATTTGGATTGGACCCAAGCTTATGAAACACAAGGAACCAATGAACATAAAAGCAGTGCTTATTTTGTACAACTTTGCCAGTGTCGGTTTGTCCATTTACATGTTCCATGAG TTCTTGGTCACATCTTGGCTGGCAAACTACAGTTATCTGTGTCAACCTGTGGACTACAGCCCCAGTCCGTTAGGAATGAGG ATGGCCAGTGTATGCTGGTGGTTCTTTTTCTCTAAAGTCATTGAGCTTAGTGATACA GTCTTTTTTATCCTAAGAAAAAAGAACAGCCAGCTCACTTTTCTACATGTGTATCATCATGGAACTATGATCTTCAACTGGTGGGCAGGAGTTAAATTTGTGGCGGGAGGTCAAT CATTTTTTATCGGGCTGCTGAACACCTTTGTTCATATAGTGATGTATTCTTACTATGGCTTGGCGGCCCTGGGGCCTCACATGCAGAAATATCTGTGGTGGAAGCGCTATCTCACCTCACTGCAGCTG GTCCAGTTTGTCTTGATGACTATTCACACTGGATACAACCTCTTCACCGAGTGTAATTTTCCCGATTCAATGAATGCAGTTGTATTCGCATACTGCGTCAGCCTCATTATACTTTTCAGCAACTTTTACTACCAGAGCTACATAACCAGGAAGAGCAAGAAGTCTTAA
- the LOC132114721 gene encoding elongation of very long chain fatty acids protein 4-like isoform X2: MKHKEPMNIKAVLILYNFASVGLSIYMFHEFLVTSWLANYSYLCQPVDYSPSPLGMRMASVCWWFFFSKVIELSDTVFFILRKKNSQLTFLHVYHHGTMIFNWWAGVKFVAGGQSFFIGLLNTFVHIVMYSYYGLAALGPHMQKYLWWKRYLTSLQLVQFVLMTIHTGYNLFTECNFPDSMNAVVFAYCVSLIILFSNFYYQSYITRKSKKS; encoded by the exons ATGAAACACAAGGAACCAATGAACATAAAAGCAGTGCTTATTTTGTACAACTTTGCCAGTGTCGGTTTGTCCATTTACATGTTCCATGAG TTCTTGGTCACATCTTGGCTGGCAAACTACAGTTATCTGTGTCAACCTGTGGACTACAGCCCCAGTCCGTTAGGAATGAGG ATGGCCAGTGTATGCTGGTGGTTCTTTTTCTCTAAAGTCATTGAGCTTAGTGATACA GTCTTTTTTATCCTAAGAAAAAAGAACAGCCAGCTCACTTTTCTACATGTGTATCATCATGGAACTATGATCTTCAACTGGTGGGCAGGAGTTAAATTTGTGGCGGGAGGTCAAT CATTTTTTATCGGGCTGCTGAACACCTTTGTTCATATAGTGATGTATTCTTACTATGGCTTGGCGGCCCTGGGGCCTCACATGCAGAAATATCTGTGGTGGAAGCGCTATCTCACCTCACTGCAGCTG GTCCAGTTTGTCTTGATGACTATTCACACTGGATACAACCTCTTCACCGAGTGTAATTTTCCCGATTCAATGAATGCAGTTGTATTCGCATACTGCGTCAGCCTCATTATACTTTTCAGCAACTTTTACTACCAGAGCTACATAACCAGGAAGAGCAAGAAGTCTTAA